agaaacttgttggaaagatttggggtcactctgaagggaTTTTTTGGTtcggctatgcctaaccaatattaTACTGCATGCTAAGCTATTTTGAAGGAAACTGAGGCTGTTTTTCGGGTGATTTTGAAGGGCAAGAAAAAGTCCAAAACCCTAATAGCTGTATAGTgctgttgtactgtatgataaatactCCATTAGAGTGTAGTTGACATATTTGGTTACTCTGACTGCACAATTAGAGTATCAATCTCAAAATTTCAATAAGCTTATGTCTCCTCTGTAGCAAGGAAGCAGTCAAGGGTTTTtaaaggtttccagaaacccccatTGAAATTTAGATTCAAAAGGTTCCtaagtttggcagcacaaaagtCAGTCAGTACAGTACAGCACAATTAATGTTCAATTTTTAGCAACATAAAACTTATATTCATTTTTCAGGAAACAATTCTACAGATGGGAAGTGAGCTCTTTTGTTTTCAAAAGACCAAGATATTCTTAGACTAACAGAGCAACCATTATTATTGTGTCCATACATTAACAGATTTATTAATGTGATAAGAAACTTTATTGTTGGAAATGATGTGAAGTGTTAAATTTCAGACTGATGAAAGAATATTATTATTGTCTATGAGCATTATATGGGTGATGCAACACTAAGTATGAGCTTATACTGCTGTAGTCTGCAGTCATGGGAATAGATATACAATTAAGACACACTTATAAAATTGTAGTTGTAAATCAAAATATGTTAGATTTGATTATTTTTAAGTCATTCCATTTTTGCCAATGGATTCACATATGTATGTGTAGACGCTCTGTCCCAGGGGAATATAATTAACTGTCACAATAATTCATCCATGAAATATAGTAATCTGTTGGGTTTTGTTTTGGACTATTAAAAAAATCAAAGTCGATCCTGAGAACCCTGCTGCTGGTAACCTAGTGTTGCTGTTGAAACCATTACCCCCCAAGTAACAACATGTACAACAATTTATACCAACATATcacttgcattcatctctcagagAAGGATATACACAGAGGCGTACGTAGTCAGGATTTTACACTGAAGGACTCACTCACTTTAGTTTTGTGCCGTCAAACTTATTGGTGTGATAGTTATAAGTTCCTGCTGAAAACTATAGAGACAAAGTAGGGTTTACTGAAACCCCCTCTCTATAACTATACAACACCATTAATATACCAACAAAATACATTGTTTACTTGCTGTGCTGTGAGAAGTAGTGTGGATGGTAGCTATCATCTTTACTGAATATAACTATAGCTACCATGCAGTCTAACTACTATATGGTCTGTTCAGCTCAACAAAGCTATCACGCTTACTTGAGTGTTAAGATCAGTCTCAAAAATGTTTCACAGTGAAGTAAACCATCTCTGAATTTCTTATTAGGGTAGACATGATGCATATAGATGAGAAATaaattgtaacttaaactaacAACAcccttgggggggggggggggcaggaTAATATTACCAGCAATGTCTTTTGTCATTTAAATCAAATATAAACACCTGGCTATATAAAATAACACGCATATGACCATTCTTCCTTCTCATGTAACAGTTCAGAAAATACAAGGCTAAGGTAATACAATATCCTTTTCATGCATACAAACATGCTGTCTGTATTTCCTCTGTGTTCAACCTGAACTTATAAACAACATAATATTACATGACTTCTCATATTACATGACTTCCACCAACAAAGTACAGACCAGTACTGGAACCTTTACTAAACATGATAGGCGATCTAGTGGTGACAAACCAACATGGAAAGGGTTTCATGTCAAGTGTTATATATCGCATACACTAGGGACCAGTGAGAAGGATAAATGTGTTGTGGCTCCTGTAATTGCATGCCTATAGATATGTTGCCAGCCtgagagaaacaagtcaccatgcacTGGATCTTGGAGTTTTTTAAAGCAGAATTTTAAGGTAAAGATTCTGACTACAAATAATATCTGGCTCATGTTCATGATTTAGACACATATAAACCAATTGTAAGTTTTGCTATAGGCCTGAGTTGTACGTTGCATGATTGCTGCTGCGTAGCTATGTGATTTGATTATCATTGATAATCAACAATTCATAATGATGTAAAGCAACAATACCTTTTAGCACAGATCAAATTAGCATGAAGTTATATAAAGCCATAATGTTATGTAGGAACTCATGATCAGGAAAGAAACCTCAACAATTCTGTAAAGTCCCACTATACATTTATAAACATACTTTCAATAACTTTTTATGGTTGTTACAGCTTCCTACAGTAGTTTTGGGTAATCAGACATCTTTGAAAAAATTTTCATCACTGATTGACTGGTCATGGCTTAACTCTACATACTCAGCTGCCAAACATATTCCATATTGAAGTGTATGAAACAACAACCCATATCCACAAGATACACAAGCACAGATTATGAGCAACCCACAAAAGCAATAAACCTTGTATTTATATTCACATGCACCACCTACGTACCCTGACAGTTTCATCTATGTACACATTGCATGGTTGTGTGACATGTGCCTTAAATATTTTGTGAGTGTCTtaccatgtattttgtgtacCTATGCCACCTCTACCCTCACAGTAAGCAGCAATCCTACGAAGTTATTGTATATAAAAATCATGTGTTAAAATATTCTGTAAAAATTTGGTACAATAATATTAGTTGTGACAgtacaaaattaaaattttatgttTAAAAAGTGGTATCATTTTGGGTACAAACAAAGTCAACTGACATGTAAACACAATACATAAAATAGCAGTACAGTTCAATAATAGTGATACAGATATCTTATCATATATATCATTTGCTGGTGACACTGCATATGATACACCAGCACAGATTGGGACCACTAGAGCTGTGATGTAGAAAAATGTTGCAATATTCTTTGCATCATTGAATTGTTTATTACGCACTTTGCGGATGGCAAATGCAAGCACACACAGTATTATGATCATGACGACATGTGGTAGATAAAAGATACCCCACCAGTTGGATGGCTGACAGTACATGACCTTCTGTCGTACAAAACCTTCTGACGGTAAAATCTTTACTCTTacaaagtttgtattgttaacCATAACAAATACTGAGTGATAAATTGTTTTGATGATAATACAACCAGTTGTAATGACAATAAATGTGTTGTCACTGAGAAACTTTCCTGGTTTAAAGCTGTTGAATATTCTATAGATCCTCCAACTTTTCAGTAATGTGATGATAAGAACTAGTAACAGTCCAATATCAAATAACCACCATGTGGACTGGCATAGTGTACCAAACACAACTGCTTCATATTCATCTGTCACCTTGATGACCACTGTAATTCCACCTAACAGTAACAAGTTATTTCCAGCAAACATCAAGTGATTTAGTCGAGCACTCGATGACTTGATTGAGTGAAAGTTTTGATAACGAAAGTTTACCAGCAAGGAAAAATTATTCCAAAGAAGCCCTACTGCCAATAGTACATACATCAATACAACAACCCACATTTCAGCCAACAATATTTCTATTGGGAAGATATCTAATGGaggattttctactgaccaaaGAAGGGCACTTTCATTAAGAGACAAATTACCCAGTTGTGAACTATCATTTGAGGGAGAGTAGAGACCAATTCTCTTGAGTGCTCCATTTTGTACTTGTTGAATTGCTATTGCAAGAAATTCTCGTTTGTGAGTTTTATCAAATGAAACAATCCCAGACGCACCAGCAAAGTTGATTCCAGCTAATTCATTTATTATTGCTCCAGAAATATTAGAATTTCCTAATGTGAAGTTAGCTAAACTAGAATTGAGCTTGGATAACTTTTCCTCAGCTTTGTGCAGAGCCAGACCCAATGCCCACATGGCATCATAGGTAAATGTAGACCAATAATTGTTCACACTATAAACTTCATGTCCCTTGTCATCAGCGTACTTCTTGGATTCTTCAACATAAGATTTGTAATATTGTTCAAATGTTTTGTTAGTAACATCAAAAACACCATCACTAGTAGAGTTATATTGGTGGCCCAAATAGATAATACCTTCTGTGGCTTGTCTCATTTCCTCAGTTGTACAGTTATGACTATATAGCTGATCGAAGGTTCCTATGTCAATAGTCATCCAAAATATTTGTGGATAAACAAGGTTGTTATGGTATAAAATACACAACAAATCACTTATCAGAGACTCCTGTAATCCATATATCATACCAACTCGCATGCCACTTGTACGAATTTCATCTACAAACTGTGCCTTCTCAAATCCTTTATTTCTGATGATTCGTTGGTAAGGCTCTCCAGTGTACACCTCTTCTGCTCCCATAATGTGCTGTTCAATACCAGCTCGTAATGCAGTGATGCTGTGGTCTATCCACACTTCATTATCACCACCTATTTCAGTGTTGTGTATACCATAACGTTTCCAGTTGAACTTCTTCATGAGACTTATTCTAGCTCCTTCAATAAATTCATCAGTTGGTATTGTCCGGTAGAAGTAAGGAAACGAATCCGTGAGTGACAAAAAAGGAGAGGTTGATGCAAAGGACACTTGTGGAATGAGGACTTCCTCTCTCCCAGCAATGGAGGCGATGGGGATGGTAGAGCTAGAACAACCAGCTCCTATAATGGCCACTGGTTGATATTCACTGTGCAGGGCATTCCTCACGAACTCGTGGACTCCACGATCACGATCACAACCTGAGTTAGCTTCTATCAACTCCAACACATATCCAGGTAAAATACTATCATTTCTGTTTATCTCGTCTCTAGCCAACCTCGCAGCTGGTATGACATATTCTCCATCCCAGTCTGATCCTCGATAAGAGAACAACCCAAGTACTCGTAATTTCATTCGTCTGGTCTCGCTATACTCAGCTGATCTTGCAGACCACAGCAACGTATAAATTATCGATACATAAATGGCGATCATGGCGGTTGAAAACAGATGTTTTCAGCATCACCTGCAGTTGCTTATTTATAAATATATTGGcgacatgtagctagctagcttgtcTACAAATCATACAAAATCTCCAATTTGGTAGGTGCGACACATATCAGTAGTTTCGAGCtagaactttggcacacaggcCCGGTATGACCGGATACGTGAATTCAATCAATGGCTTCTATACTGTACAccaatagacgatatgcacactttattactcgaacgaaaaatgatcaattaagcgtagacggcgcaaaactcgacggtaacttaaaagcggaagtcccatacaaaagcatgggaagcaaatgcggctcgagcaataactcaccactcgagctaaggagaggccatctcgcttgccatacacttcttgccgtctacgcttaattgatcatttttcgttcgagcaATAAAGTGTGCATACCGAAAACGGAAATGAAGCTACTTACCTAGTTTAGTGCATGATCATCACGTGATAATGCAGCAAAGTGTAGCTATAAGCTAGATCAGTGTAGGGCATAGTGTAGACAGCTACACTATTTAAAGTCCTACACTGAAGCCCCGCgaccaaggaatcaatgacaggcgccgcccgccccttcacaaaaagtaacttactttttgcgaagtgGCGGGCCGCGCCAGACTACCTTTTACCACATCATCACTACCTCTGGTGTCTGGAGGTGTACCTGTTGTTTTGGAGCCTGCCTGTGTGTGTCGTGATGATGGTAAAAGGCCGGATGGCGtgtcattgattccttggtcgcggggcttacccttgctctgggactttacctgttcagacaccctTAGTCCTAGCCTCTACTTCCGCAAGTAGTGTCAAACTCTGCAGTCAGCAAATCAGGATGTATTTTTCTTTAATTCCATCTTTTTACTTCTCCCCTctatgtgttgagaccctgggtTCTTGGGGACCATGTGCACATTTATTAGTGCCCACAATTTGAGCGTTAAGACTTTTCTattattgatttgaaatgctgtattgTAAACTTGTTCTCATGCGTATGTGCTAATAATCTATTATTCCTTGTTCAATTTAAAGGTCTGCTACACTGAGTGTAATAGTCTCGAGTGGCCAGACCCTACTCTCCGTGACGCTTATCAATTAGGGAGTATAGTCTGGTGGCGTGTGTCCCTTCGCAAAAGTACTTTTGTAAAGGGCAGACACTGCCAGACTACAGAGAGTATGGTCTGGCCATGTACGTCTGCAACTTGAAGTCACCGTGTACAGGAATGGTTGACAACTGTACATGTTCTGCAGTAATCATTTATGTGCTCTAAGATATCACTATTGCAAGACATAAGAGAAATCAGTTGCACCGTAGAGCACTTAAGACAGGGAACCCTGAAGATTGATCAGATACAGGAAATGTCAGCACTAAGTGACCGtgacagctttatatatatattaaatttataattgtaaaactcacaaaatTTTGAGTATAAATACAATATCACTATGTCCATAAAATATAGTCAGAAAATGCATTCAAATTCAGTTAGAGTACAACTCGCTTCCACCAAGGTAACTTGTATCACTCAACGTTAGAGAACTTTCATGTTATACCAAACCTACACTGATAGTCTACAGTAAAGAGAAATGTAGTGCTCTTCAAAGCGGTAACAAACGAAGCGCACCTTGTATCTAACCAGTGATGTCAATTGTACAGGTAGTATACTGGGCGCATGAcgccgtttccaatccctattaagagTTGTATATCCATGTTCACATCTACAAATAAggtgaaatatatatatagacacTATATAGGGCAATGGTTATTATTCATGAGTTATATTATGGGGAATTTATCTCTTTCCATTGGTGATATTTAAGCTGCATATTCACTGCATAATATACAATTGTGAAACAAATTCCTGTACATGCATTCAGTCATGCACTACAACATGATATGCCACTTAGCCTCTGAACAGTAATGATAATGGTGTGATCACCACAGTGTAGTAAAACCTATTCTAGTCTCTTTGGGTCAAAATTTCCTGCCATTTAATTTAAGTTGGGTCAGTAAGCTACAtgcactttgtacacaaatggcACATTTGGGGATTACAATAACCACTGCAGTTTAGGAAGGTGGCCTTATTGTTTCACAGTGCATTGTTCTAATGCATGGGTACACAAGATGGCATAATttttgttctgaattatgatagGCTGAAATATGATAGTAAAATATGTCACAAGTTGAATGCGCTATTAGGCcaggtagtgacttgatccacagacagatTGTAATCTAGGAAAGTGCCAGCTGAGGAGTcacacagcctgggatccaTGCAGAGCTTCCTCTGCAATCAACAGTATGACTTCTTGTGTTTCAATAGGACATTAGATGTACAGGAacttcagttatctggaccccacttatccagattctcagttaaccgaactacagaaatgactgctctattagagtagtgattaTATTGaatttttcaaaatattctttaagggacttatggaccacccctggtcccaaggggttaggttccactgtatatgctCACCAGAAATTGCAACAAAAGGTACTATTGTTCACTGCACTAATACTGAGGAGCAATTAATAATCACCAATTGCAATTTTAAAAAGTACCAATTGCTGTTAtcttatgtatacagtgaaatTGCCAACCAGTAATGCTAGAAGAGGCattattctaattatttcatgacATACATGCTGATGATATATCATTCACCATCATTCCTCAAAACAATTAGTACATGGCGTAGAAAGAACCCAATTGCCCAAGACACAGCatcaattgtgactggatttgcgaaaaggggtcttccacacacatccaatttaccaacgtttatgactcataactttaGATTGGAAAAGGGTATTGACTTTAAATttagtcagtagtgagcactaacatagcttaatggatggaggTTAATGTGTTTCTTGAGTATCACTAAGTTATAGTCTTccgagttcatagaattggatgtgtgtggaagaccccttttcacaaatccggtcacaattataatTAGTGAAAATAAGAGTTCAAAATAGAAATAGTGAGGAATTATGACCTCTTGGGGAAATGTTacagcaagattgagataccctaatagagcagccactctTATTTGAAGTCAACCAAACAATAGTATTCTGTTAAACCGGTGAAATCCATTACAGAGGgtctaatttaatttttttctggGAGAGTATGCCCTTAGATTGGAACACTGTCTACACTAAGGTATTCCCCCAGGGGGTACTAAGGTATTCCCCCACTCTACGTGCATAGATATCACTTAGCTGTTGTCAATATATACACGACTGAAAATAATAGCATTAAGTGCCTAACTGATAactttatctaatccaaaacagccaagctgtaaaaaagagtgcggccctcaaaaaggctatggtggaaaagatgtgaaatccaaggtggcggccaagaaatggctgtaatggtacgttaatggtaaaaaatttaataacgacaattcaggtgaattttggtgccacctggtcaattggcacaaaattcacctgaattgtcgttattaaaattttaccattaacctaccatcacagccatttcttggccgccaccttggatttcacatcttttttcaccaaagcctttttgagggccacactctttttacagcttggctgttttggattagatttcacttctttttgtatttgtttaccccaaagctggccatacctttttaacctatcttttttctttaccacaggaagaagagaaagatgaagtttttaaatactttaactaattctgattttatcagtaaatgtacaaattatatatataatgatacatttattacatgttaattTTTCCCTACAGAtataacttgtttgcaactctctacaggtgatttgtttgtagctgaactccctacaaggtaacttcttctagctgatctttctacatggtgatttgtttgtagctgagttctctacagggtgatttgtttgcagctgaactctctacatggtagtttgtttgcagctgaactctctacatggtagtttctttgtagctgagctctctacaatgtgacttcttctagctgaactctctacagggtgacttgtttctagctgaactctctacaggtgatttgtttgtagctgaactctctacaggtgatttgtttgtagccgaactctctacaaggtgatacttctagctgatctctctacaggataacttgtttctaactgaactctctacagggtgatctgttcatagctgaactttctactgggtgatttgtttgcagctgaactatctacatggtggtttctttgtagctgaactctctacaaggtaacttcttctagctgatctttttacggggcatatttgtttgtagctgagctctctacagggtgattcgtttgcagctgaactctctacatggtagtttctttgtacctgaaactctctacaatgtgacttcttctagctgaacttgctacagattatttgtttctagctgatgtctctacagggtgacttgtttctagctgaactctctacaggtgatttttttgcagctgaactttctacatgatggtttctttgtagctgaactctctacaaggtggtttcttctagctgatctctctacaggatgatttgtttgcagctgaactctgatttgtttgtaactgaactctctacagggtgatttgtttgtagctgaactctctacagggtgatctgttcatagctgaactctctacaaggtgatttgtttgcagctgaactctctacatgatggtttctttgtagctgaactctctacaaggtgacttcttctagctgatctctctacagggtgacttgtttctagatgaactatctacagcaggggtggatctaggatttatgaaaggggggggggctaactcaaggtattaATCTCTTGGATAGAAGTGTGCAAAAACTAGGGGGggttgggggcatgccccccccccccccccccccccccccccccccaggaagtttttgaaaaatagatgctaaaatactgcaatttggagacatttccacataaaattcataatattttctgcctgtagatattatatatactgcctttagattataggtatggctctctgaagcattttgttaatagAAAAGTTTGAGTcagtacagacaaccaagtacatgatgcaccctctcacaattgcacaacactgaatagccgggtgcatgttagaataataatgttgaaagtggaaaattttgaaatttgaacaatacaagattgaatctgagagcattttcaatggaaattgtgtacctgaattaattattgccatacatattaactacacaagtagatgaatgaagccctttaaacagaccagtgcatttcattgtatgtataggtgcaggcagatttggaaaaattccataacagaaccaactatatgcttccagtgaatgttttattagagtagttagctgactgctctattagagtatctcgatcttgtacacctccaatgctgatccgggtccttgttgaataaattttagcataaatccactgataataccttggaaagatatttataaggtggttttatattattagtgatcatataattatgctaagacaaaatttcattataatactcagcatattgatcaagtaaagcctaaatatgaagggggggggggggggggggggtttcagcccccatagcccccccccctgtacagggtgacttgcatgtagctgaattgtctatcagattaactgtttgtagctgaattccgtacagaatatcttgcaatgtaatataattctataatgtagctgaatgctctattagggtgactgttctattagagtgtatcttgatctcgcattttctacacgtagttgcctttcgaatcataactcagtggtttgcaatccgattcttctgtactactgcaaggactttctatgatgcttattccagctatatactgattttcagctcattgctctaagcggtttgcctggtagacgtgaaaactaatagtttttttattcataaaa
The nucleotide sequence above comes from Dysidea avara chromosome 3, odDysAvar1.4, whole genome shotgun sequence. Encoded proteins:
- the LOC136251384 gene encoding gamma-aminobutyric acid type B receptor subunit 2-like; protein product: MIAIYVSIIYTLLWSARSAEYSETRRMKLRVLGLFSYRGSDWDGEYVIPAARLARDEINRNDSILPGYVLELIEANSGCDRDRGVHEFVRNALHSEYQPVAIIGAGCSSSTIPIASIAGREEVLIPQVSFASTSPFLSLTDSFPYFYRTIPTDEFIEGARISLMKKFNWKRYGIHNTEIGGDNEVWIDHSITALRAGIEQHIMGAEEVYTGEPYQRIIRNKGFEKAQFVDEIRTSGMRVGMIYGLQESLISDLLCILYHNNLVYPQIFWMTIDIGTFDQLYSHNCTTEEMRQATEGIIYLGHQYNSTSDGVFDVTNKTFEQYYKSYVEESKKYADDKGHEVYSVNNYWSTFTYDAMWALGLALHKAEEKLSKLNSSLANFTLGNSNISGAIINELAGINFAGASGIVSFDKTHKREFLAIAIQQVQNGALKRIGLYSPSNDSSQLGNLSLNESALLWSVENPPLDIFPIEILLAEMWVVVLMYVLLAVGLLWNNFSLLVNFRYQNFHSIKSSSARLNHLMFAGNNLLLLGGITVVIKVTDEYEAVVFGTLCQSTWWLFDIGLLLVLIITLLKSWRIYRIFNSFKPGKFLSDNTFIVITTGCIIIKTIYHSVFVMVNNTNFVRVKILPSEGFVRQKVMYCQPSNWWGIFYLPHVVMIIILCVLAFAIRKVRNKQFNDAKNIATFFYITALVVPICAGVSYAVSPANDIYDKISVSLLLNCTAILCIVFTCQLTLFVPKMIPLFKHKILILYCHN